A region of Siniperca chuatsi isolate FFG_IHB_CAS linkage group LG23, ASM2008510v1, whole genome shotgun sequence DNA encodes the following proteins:
- the LOC122871569 gene encoding solute carrier organic anion transporter family member 1C1-like yields MSVESKKTREACCSKLKLFLASMAFVYFSKAFGGAYMKSSITQIERRFDIPSSLTGVIDGSFEMGNLLVIAFVSYFGAKLHRPRLIGIGCLIMAIGSFLIALPHFFQGPYKYETSVSHSTDANSTDSTLPCLSNHSLADADETPDLQARSACEKAAGSSMWIYVFLGNMLRGIGETPIMPLGVSYLDDFSREENTPFYLACIHTVGILGPMFGFMLGSFLAKIYVDIGSVDLDSITINHKDSRWVGAWWLGFIVTGTVILLSSIPFWFLPKSLPKQGQEQSSQSKGTELSTVAEQENFLPEENQDNEEKEKAVTFQELAKDFIPSLRRLFRNSIFSLMILTYLVAVNGFMGMITFKPKFLEQIYGQSASKAIFLIGILNLPAVALGIITGGFVLKRFKLGVIGAARVSIAASVGSFCLLAIQIFIHCDNAEVGGLTVSYQGAPQVYYSQQALLSQCNMGCSCSMKHWDPVCAYNGMTYASPCLAGCQTSTGTGKEIVFHNCTCIGEMMTPGMNMSAVLGQCPRKSDCDRIFKIFMALSVVGSFISACGGTPGYIVLLRSIQQDLKSLALGMQTLIVRTLGGIPPPIYFGAMIDRTCLKWGTKQCGGRGACRLYDANAFRITFMGLITGLYFLSNMLWGGLYLKIVKRQKKLALRNQAKENGLEGNSVSNGHANINIAKNKEDMDKESTI; encoded by the exons GGAGCCTATATGAAGAGCTCCATCACTCAGATTGAGAGGCGCTTTGATATCCCCAGCTCCCTCACTGGGGTTATAGATGGCAGCTTTGAAATGG GCAACCTGTTGGTAATAGCCTTTGTGAGCTACTTTGGTGCTAAGCTCCATCGTCCCAGGCTGATCGGTATTGGCTGTTTGATCATGGCTATTGGATCTTTCCTCATAGCCCTGCCTCACTTCTTCCAGGGACC GTATAAATATGAGACCAGTGTGTCTCACAGTACAGACGCCAACAGCACTGACAGCACCCTGCCCTGTCTGTCCAACCACAGCCTGGCTGATGCAGATGAAACACCTGATTTACAGGCCAGATCAG CTTGTGAGAAGGCAGCCGGCTCCTCCATGTGGATCTATGTGTTCCTGGGAAACATGCTGCGTGGAATTGGAGAGACTCCCATCATGCCTCTGGGTGTGTCCTACCTGGATGACTTCTCCAGAGAAGAGAACACTCCTTTCTATTTGG CCTGCATCCACACAGTGGGAATCTTAGGACCTATGTTTGGGTTCATGCTCGGGTCCTTCCTTGCCAAGATCTACGTGGATATTGGATCTGTGGATTTAG ACAGCATCACCATCAACCATAAGGACTCCCGCTGGGTGGGGGCCTGGTGGCTGGGCTTCATAGTGACTGGCACCGTGATCCTGCTGTCCAGTATCCCATTCTGGTTCCTGCCCAAGTCTTTGCCCAAGCAGGGGCAAGAGCAGAGCAGCCAGAGTAAAGGCACAGAGCTCTCCACAGTGGCAGAGCAGGAGAATTTCCTGCCAGAGGAAAACCAGGATaatgaggagaaggagaaggcaGTTACATTCCAGGAGCTGGCTAAAG ATTTCATTCCATCTCTGAGGAGACTCTTCAGGAACAGCATCTTCTCGCTGATGATCCTCACCTACCTGGTGGCTGTCAACGGCTTCATGGGCATGATCACCTTCAAGCCAAAGTTCTTGGAGCAAATCTATGGCCAATCAGCCTCCAAGGCCATTTTCCTCATAG GTATACTGAACCTGCCAGCAGTAGCTTTGGGCATCATCACCGGAGGTTTTGTGCTGAAGCGTTTCAAGCTGGGTGTCATCGGAGCAGCCAGGGTGTCAATCGCTGCCTCCGTCGGGTCCTTTTGTCTGCTTGCCATTCAGATCTTCATCCACTGTGATAATGCAGAGGTGGGAGGTCTTACCGTCTCATATCAGGG GGCTCCTCAAGTGTACTACAGCCAACAGGCTTTGCTGTCCCAGTGCAACATGGGCTGCTCCTGCTCAATGAAGCATTGGGACCCAGTATGCGCCTACAACGGAATGACGTATGCCTCGCCCTGCCTGGCTGGCTGCCAGACCTCCACCGGCACCGGCAAAGAAATT GTGTTTCATAACTGTACCTGCATTGGGGAGATGATGACTCCGGGCATGAACATGTCTGCAGTGCTGGGCCAGTGCCCCAGGAAGAGCGACTGTGATCGCATATTCAAAATCTTCATGGCTTTGTCTGTAGTGGGGTCCTTCATTTCTGCCTGTGGGGGCACGCCAGGATACATCGTACTGCTCAG GTCCATACAGCAAGACCTGAAGTCACTGGCTTTGGGTATGCAAACACTGATAGTAAGGACTCTGG gtggGATACCTCCTCCTATATATTTTGGAGCAATGATTGACCGAACCTGTTTGAAGTGGGGTACCAAGCAGTGTGGAGGCCGTGGAGCATGTAGACTCTATGATGCTAATGCTTTTAG aataACATTCATGGGGTTGATTACTGGACTCTACTTCCTATCCAACATGCTGTGGGGAGGCCTctacctcaaaattgtaaagagacagaagaagttAGCACTGAGGAATCAGGCCAAAGAAAATGGACTGGAGGGTAACAGCGTGAGCAATGGACACGCCAACATCAACATTGccaaaaacaaagaagacatGGACAAGGAGAGCACTATTTAA